In Streptomyces sp. NBC_00433, a single genomic region encodes these proteins:
- a CDS encoding RNA polymerase sigma factor SigF, translating into MAPRLGLDHEDHALEQFEGLEGLPEIPPYDEIGPVDARALSKTLFARLHGLEEGTEEYAYVRNTLVELNLALVKFAASRFRTRSEPMEDIIQVGTIGLIKAIDRFELSRGVEFPTFAMPTIVGEIKRFFRDTSWSVRVPRRLQELRLDLAKAGDELAQQLDRTPTVRELAARLDLPEDEVIEGMAASNAYTASSLDAQPAEDDPEGALADRIGYEDHDLEGVEYVESLKPLIARLPQRDRAILSLRFVGNLTQAEIGDELGISQMHVSRLLTRTLSKLRRGLLVEE; encoded by the coding sequence ATGGCACCCCGGCTCGGCCTGGATCACGAGGACCATGCGCTGGAGCAGTTCGAGGGGCTTGAGGGGCTCCCGGAGATCCCCCCGTACGACGAGATCGGGCCGGTCGACGCGCGTGCCCTGTCCAAGACGCTCTTCGCCCGCCTGCACGGGCTGGAGGAGGGGACCGAGGAGTACGCGTACGTCCGCAACACCCTGGTCGAGCTGAACCTCGCCCTGGTGAAATTCGCCGCGTCCCGGTTCCGCACCCGCAGCGAGCCGATGGAGGACATCATCCAGGTCGGCACGATCGGCCTGATAAAGGCCATCGACCGGTTCGAGCTGAGCCGCGGGGTGGAATTCCCGACCTTCGCGATGCCGACGATCGTCGGTGAGATCAAGCGCTTCTTCCGCGACACCAGCTGGTCGGTCCGGGTGCCCCGGCGGCTGCAGGAGCTGCGGCTGGACCTGGCGAAGGCCGGCGACGAGCTGGCGCAGCAGCTGGACCGCACGCCGACCGTGCGCGAGCTGGCCGCCCGGCTCGACCTGCCGGAGGACGAGGTCATCGAGGGCATGGCGGCGAGCAACGCCTACACGGCCAGCTCGCTGGACGCCCAGCCCGCCGAGGACGACCCGGAGGGCGCGCTGGCCGACCGGATCGGCTACGAGGACCACGACCTCGAAGGCGTCGAGTACGTCGAATCCCTCAAGCCGCTGATCGCGAGGCTGCCGCAGCGCGACCGGGCCATCCTGTCGCTGCGCTTCGTCGGCAACCTGACGCAGGCCGAGATCGGCGACGAGCTGGGCATCTCGCAGATGCACGTGTCGCGGCTGCTCACCAGGACGCTGTCAAAGCTGCGCCGCGGACTGCTCGTCGAGGAGTAG
- a CDS encoding STAS domain-containing protein has protein sequence MDREAVDTAGLGRLHVEVAQHGHTAVFTPAGELDHHTADLLSEPLGAAMDAGVSRLVVDCSQLEFCDSTGLNVLLSARLRAEADGGAVHLVAMRPTVARVLEITGAEAVFTLHDTLDQALRE, from the coding sequence ATGGACCGCGAAGCGGTCGACACAGCGGGTCTCGGCCGGCTGCATGTCGAGGTCGCGCAGCATGGCCACACCGCGGTCTTCACTCCGGCAGGTGAGCTGGATCACCACACTGCCGATCTGCTGAGTGAACCGCTCGGCGCGGCCATGGACGCCGGCGTGAGCCGGCTGGTGGTCGACTGCTCGCAGCTGGAGTTCTGCGACTCGACGGGCCTCAATGTCCTGTTGAGCGCACGGCTGCGGGCGGAGGCGGACGGCGGCGCCGTCCACCTGGTCGCGATGCGGCCGACTGTCGCCCGGGTGCTGGAGATCACCGGCGCCGAGGCGGTCTTCACCTTGCACGACACCCTCGACCAGGCTCTCAGGGAGTAG
- a CDS encoding ATP-binding protein — MSTTRPFAADDPEPDSGDPAEIGETQSREAESDRRLQLTGESGIVPRARDFTRQALRDWGWLPAATADRRAAAEDVLLVVSELVTNACLHAGGPEELLLRRSPKSLRLEVVDSGPGEPAPRTPHRAGRPGGHGMFIVQRLCLDWGVIRNGDQPGKTVWAELAAPS; from the coding sequence ATGAGCACCACCCGGCCGTTCGCCGCGGATGACCCTGAGCCGGATTCGGGCGACCCCGCCGAGATCGGCGAGACGCAATCCCGTGAGGCGGAGTCCGATCGGCGGCTCCAGCTCACCGGTGAGAGCGGCATCGTGCCGCGGGCCAGGGACTTCACCCGGCAGGCGCTGCGCGACTGGGGGTGGCTGCCCGCCGCCACCGCCGATCGCAGAGCCGCCGCCGAGGACGTCCTGCTCGTGGTCTCCGAGCTGGTCACCAACGCGTGCCTGCACGCAGGCGGTCCGGAGGAGCTGCTGCTGCGCCGCAGCCCCAAGTCGCTGCGCCTCGAAGTCGTCGACAGCGGCCCCGGCGAGCCCGCCCCCCGCACCCCGCACCGGGCGGGACGCCCCGGCGGCCACGGGATGTTCATAGTCCAGCGCCTGTGCCTCGACTGGGGTGTCATCCGCAACGGCGACCAGCCGGGCAAGACGGTCTGGGCGGAGCTCGCGGCGCCGTCCTGA
- a CDS encoding PLP-dependent aminotransferase family protein produces the protein MDDSWPTSSVGEHRETGVDLHLDLRLDLPPGASYGRRAALERALRDAVRRGRLAPGSRLPSSRRLAGQTGLSRGTVKAAYDQLTAEGYLTARQGSGTVVADRPQGPPPQAPGRSAAARPPRHDLRPGSPDVTSFPTSAWLRATRRALAAVPSAAYDYGDPRGKAELRAALAEYLGRTRGVVAEPDRIVVVSGYVQGLSLLTGVLGGPVVGMEDPGLPFHREVVRRAGGRVVPLPVDGHGAGGDLRPMDAVVVTPAHQYPTGVTLHPARRHALTDWARESGGLLIEDDYDGEFRYDRQPVGALQGTAPDQVVYLGTASKTLGPALRLGWMVLPPHLVQPVAEAKLYSDYHTGAVGQLALADLIADHAYDRHVRAARLRYRRRRDLLVERLEAAAVRPGVEVRGIAAGLHALVNLPQDGPDEAATLRRAAAEGLAVGSLGEHWHTADGTTSPSPGRPQGLIIGYGTPGEGGYPAALAALTRVLRP, from the coding sequence ATGGACGATTCCTGGCCCACTTCATCGGTGGGCGAGCACCGGGAGACCGGTGTGGACCTGCATCTCGACCTGCGCCTCGACCTGCCGCCCGGCGCCTCGTACGGGCGCAGGGCGGCCCTTGAGCGGGCGCTGCGCGACGCTGTGCGCCGCGGGCGGCTCGCCCCCGGCAGCCGGCTGCCGTCCAGCCGCCGGCTGGCCGGGCAGACGGGGCTGTCCCGCGGCACGGTCAAGGCGGCCTACGACCAGCTCACCGCCGAGGGCTACCTGACCGCCCGCCAGGGCTCGGGCACGGTCGTCGCCGACCGCCCGCAGGGACCGCCCCCGCAGGCGCCGGGCAGATCGGCGGCCGCCCGCCCGCCGCGCCACGACCTGCGGCCCGGCAGCCCCGACGTCACGTCCTTCCCCACCTCCGCCTGGCTGCGCGCCACCCGCCGCGCGCTGGCCGCCGTGCCGTCCGCGGCCTACGACTACGGCGACCCGCGCGGCAAGGCCGAGCTGCGGGCGGCCCTGGCCGAATACCTCGGCAGGACCCGCGGGGTGGTCGCGGAGCCCGACCGGATCGTGGTCGTCTCCGGCTACGTGCAGGGCCTCTCGCTGCTGACCGGGGTGCTGGGCGGTCCCGTGGTCGGCATGGAGGACCCGGGGCTGCCCTTCCACCGCGAGGTCGTGCGGCGGGCCGGCGGCCGGGTGGTGCCGCTGCCGGTCGACGGGCACGGCGCGGGCGGGGACCTGCGGCCGATGGACGCGGTGGTGGTCACCCCGGCCCACCAGTACCCGACCGGCGTCACCCTCCACCCGGCCCGCAGGCACGCGCTCACCGACTGGGCGCGGGAGAGCGGCGGCCTCCTGATCGAGGACGACTACGACGGCGAATTCCGCTACGACAGGCAGCCGGTGGGCGCGCTCCAGGGCACCGCTCCCGACCAGGTCGTCTACCTCGGCACCGCGTCCAAGACGCTGGGGCCGGCGCTGCGGCTCGGCTGGATGGTGCTGCCGCCGCACCTGGTGCAGCCGGTCGCCGAGGCCAAGCTCTACAGCGACTACCACACCGGCGCCGTGGGCCAGTTGGCACTGGCCGACCTGATCGCCGACCACGCCTACGACCGGCATGTCCGCGCCGCCCGGCTGCGCTACCGGCGCCGCCGCGACCTGCTGGTCGAGCGTTTAGAAGCCGCCGCGGTGCGTCCGGGCGTCGAGGTGCGGGGCATCGCGGCCGGGCTGCACGCGCTGGTCAACCTGCCGCAGGACGGCCCCGACGAGGCGGCGACGCTGCGCCGGGCCGCGGCCGAGGGGCTCGCCGTCGGCTCCCTGGGCGAGCACTGGCACACCGCGGACGGCACCACCAGCCCGTCCCCCGGCCGCCCGCAGGGCCTGATCATCGGCTATGGCACCCCCGGGGAGGGCGGTTACCCGGCGGCACTCGCCGCACTGACGCGGGTACTGCGGCCATGA
- a CDS encoding carboxymuconolactone decarboxylase family protein, which produces MSTETSTAASAPTTGQDFVVPAVRLAVDTLVPHVNRAMNALDAAARDISVEAPLLELVRAHASQLNGCAYCVDTHSKDAREGGESERRLYALPVWRETPFFTARERAALELTEAVTRLTDGHVSDEVFARAAAQFEDRELAELIWAITVINAWNRLGATARPWALS; this is translated from the coding sequence ATGAGCACTGAGACCTCCACCGCCGCGAGCGCCCCCACCACCGGGCAGGACTTCGTGGTCCCCGCCGTCCGCCTCGCCGTGGACACCCTCGTCCCGCACGTCAACCGGGCCATGAACGCGCTGGACGCCGCGGCCCGCGACATCAGCGTCGAAGCGCCGCTGCTCGAACTGGTCAGGGCCCACGCCTCGCAGTTGAACGGCTGCGCCTACTGCGTCGACACCCACAGCAAGGACGCCCGCGAGGGCGGCGAGAGCGAGCGCCGCCTCTACGCGCTGCCGGTGTGGCGGGAGACCCCCTTCTTCACCGCACGCGAGCGGGCGGCCCTGGAGCTGACCGAGGCCGTCACACGGCTCACCGACGGGCATGTCAGCGACGAGGTCTTCGCCCGCGCCGCCGCCCAGTTCGAGGACAGGGAACTGGCCGAACTCATCTGGGCGATCACCGTCATCAACGCCTGGAACAGGCTGGGCGCCACCGCCCGCCCCTGGGCGTTGTCCTGA
- a CDS encoding response regulator transcription factor — translation MTRVLLAEDDASISEPLARALRREGYEVEVREDGPTALEAALLGSVDLVVLDLGLPGMDGLDVCRRIRTEGHTFPVLVLTARADEVDTVVGLDAGADDYVTKPFRLAELLARVRALLRRGTTEPAQPSTHGVRIDVESHRAWMGDDELQLTAKEFDLLRVLVRDAGRVVTREQLMREVWDTTWWSSTKTLDMHISWLRKKLGDDAANPRYISTVRGVGFRFEKN, via the coding sequence ATGACCCGCGTACTTCTGGCCGAGGACGACGCATCCATCTCGGAACCGCTCGCGCGCGCTCTGCGCCGCGAGGGTTACGAGGTCGAGGTGCGCGAGGACGGACCCACCGCGCTGGAGGCGGCGCTGCTGGGTTCCGTCGACCTGGTGGTGCTCGACCTGGGCCTGCCCGGGATGGACGGCCTCGACGTGTGCCGGCGGATCCGCACCGAGGGCCACACCTTCCCGGTGCTGGTGCTGACCGCCCGCGCGGACGAGGTCGACACGGTCGTCGGCCTGGACGCCGGCGCGGACGACTACGTCACCAAGCCCTTCCGGCTCGCCGAACTGCTGGCCCGGGTGCGCGCCCTGCTGCGGCGCGGCACCACCGAGCCCGCGCAGCCGTCCACCCACGGGGTGCGGATCGACGTCGAGTCGCACCGCGCCTGGATGGGCGACGACGAACTGCAGCTCACCGCGAAGGAATTCGACCTGCTCCGGGTGCTGGTACGGGACGCAGGCCGGGTCGTCACCCGCGAGCAGTTGATGCGCGAGGTGTGGGACACCACCTGGTGGTCGTCCACCAAGACCCTCGACATGCACATCTCCTGGCTGCGCAAGAAACTCGGCGACGACGCGGCCAACCCGCGGTATATCTCCACGGTTCGCGGAGTCGGTTTCCGGTTCGAGAAGAACTGA
- a CDS encoding ATP-binding protein, translated as MRRRLISSTLAVVLVVIAVFGLSLIFVETRTIESSARDGVESEAVRLVGIVENRILAGESIDAKGLDRQIAADRFAVVQVPGRPQVTLGSRPKGKVITSTQRGDHGESVTVEQPRSTVSEEIGRNLLVILAVALLAVMAAVGLAVRQAKRLASPLSDLAATAERLGSGDPRPRHRRYGVPELDRIADVLDASAERIGRMLTAERRLASDASHQLRTPLTALSMRLEEIVATDDQETVKEEATIALGQVERLTDVVQRLLTNARDPRTGSAVYFDLDEVIKQQVEEWRPAYQNEGRAIVRSGTPALRAVGTPGAVAQVLATLIENSLMHGSGTVGLRTRVTGNQAVVEVTDEGRGVPSDLGARVFERTVSGRNSTGLGLALARDLAEADGGRLELLQQHPPVFALFLAREMQPPPPREDIVS; from the coding sequence GTGCGCCGCCGTCTCATCTCCTCCACGCTTGCCGTGGTGCTCGTCGTCATCGCCGTCTTCGGGCTGTCCCTGATCTTCGTGGAGACCAGGACCATCGAGAGCAGCGCGCGCGACGGCGTCGAGTCCGAGGCGGTGCGGCTGGTCGGCATCGTGGAGAACCGCATCCTTGCCGGCGAGAGCATCGACGCCAAGGGCCTGGACCGGCAGATCGCCGCCGACCGCTTCGCCGTGGTGCAGGTGCCCGGCCGCCCGCAGGTCACCCTCGGCAGCCGCCCCAAGGGCAAGGTCATCACCTCCACCCAGCGCGGCGACCACGGCGAGTCCGTCACCGTGGAGCAGCCGCGGTCCACCGTCAGCGAGGAGATCGGCCGCAATCTGCTGGTGATCCTGGCCGTCGCGCTGCTCGCCGTGATGGCCGCGGTGGGCCTCGCCGTACGCCAGGCCAAGCGGTTGGCCAGCCCGCTCAGCGACCTCGCGGCGACCGCCGAGCGCCTCGGCTCCGGCGACCCGCGCCCCCGGCACCGCCGCTACGGCGTGCCCGAGCTGGACCGGATCGCCGACGTGCTGGACGCCAGCGCCGAGCGGATCGGGCGGATGCTCACCGCCGAGCGCCGGCTCGCCTCCGACGCCTCGCACCAGCTGCGGACCCCGCTGACCGCGCTGTCGATGCGGCTGGAGGAGATCGTGGCCACCGACGACCAGGAGACGGTCAAGGAGGAGGCGACGATCGCGCTCGGCCAGGTCGAGCGGCTCACCGACGTGGTGCAGCGGCTGCTGACCAACGCGCGCGACCCGCGGACCGGCTCCGCGGTCTACTTCGACCTCGACGAGGTGATCAAGCAGCAGGTCGAGGAGTGGCGCCCGGCCTACCAGAACGAGGGCCGGGCCATCGTCCGCTCCGGCACCCCCGCGCTGCGGGCGGTCGGCACCCCGGGCGCGGTCGCGCAGGTCCTGGCCACGCTGATCGAGAACTCCCTGATGCACGGCTCGGGCACGGTGGGGCTGCGCACCAGGGTGACCGGCAACCAGGCGGTGGTCGAGGTGACCGACGAGGGCCGCGGGGTGCCCTCCGACCTGGGTGCGCGGGTCTTCGAGCGCACGGTCAGCGGCCGCAATTCGACCGGGCTCGGCCTGGCGCTCGCCCGTGACCTCGCCGAGGCCGACGGCGGGCGGCTCGAACTGCTCCAGCAGCACCCGCCGGTCTTCGCGCTCTTCCTCGCCAGGGAGATGCAGCCCCCGCCGCCCCGCGAGGACATCGTCAGCTGA
- a CDS encoding GtrA family protein, with translation MTGFSALRGKLALMYREIAKFGAVGGAGVLVNIGVFNLVRHNTGLQTVRASVLATLVSIAFNYVGFRYFTYRDRDKAGRTKELGLFLLFSCIGLVIENGVLFVATYGFDWDSQLQSNIFKFLGIGVATLFRFWSYRTWVFRAIPARDAVEQAESFLAAGGGATGVSEDRRKRRRAGANRRV, from the coding sequence ATGACCGGATTCAGCGCCCTGCGCGGCAAGCTGGCCCTGATGTACCGCGAGATCGCGAAGTTCGGGGCGGTGGGCGGCGCGGGCGTCCTGGTCAACATCGGGGTCTTCAACCTGGTGCGGCACAACACCGGGCTGCAGACGGTCCGCGCCAGTGTGCTGGCGACGCTGGTGTCCATCGCCTTCAACTACGTGGGCTTCCGCTATTTCACCTACCGGGACCGCGACAAGGCCGGCCGCACCAAGGAGCTGGGGCTCTTCCTGCTCTTCAGCTGCATCGGCCTGGTGATCGAGAACGGCGTGCTGTTCGTGGCCACGTACGGCTTCGACTGGGACAGCCAGCTGCAGAGCAACATCTTCAAATTCCTCGGCATCGGTGTGGCGACGCTCTTCCGCTTCTGGTCGTACCGCACCTGGGTCTTCCGGGCGATCCCCGCGCGGGACGCGGTGGAGCAGGCCGAGTCCTTCCTGGCGGCGGGCGGCGGCGCGACGGGCGTGTCGGAGGACCGGCGCAAGCGGCGGAGGGCCGGCGCGAACCGCCGCGTCTGA
- a CDS encoding 5-(carboxyamino)imidazole ribonucleotide synthase, protein MTFPVVGMVGGGQLARMTHEAGIPLGIRFRILSDTAQDSAAQVAADVTVGDYRDLDTLRAFAQGCDVITFDHEHVPAEHLRALEAEGVVVRPGSEALLHAHDKGVMRARLAELGVPCPRNRIVADPADVSRFAAETAGYPLVLKTVRGGYDGKGVWFVRAEADAADAFRAGVPVLAEEKVDFVRELAANVVRSPHGQAVAYPVVESVQVNGVCDTVIAPAPGLSDALSARAQRLALTVARELGVVGHLAVELFETADGRILVNELAMRPHNSGHWTMDGAATSQFANHLRAVLDLPLGDPRPRARWTVMANVLGGDYPDMYAGYLHCMARDPGLKIHMYGKDVKPGRKVGHVNTYGDDLDDVRERARHAADYLRGTIDE, encoded by the coding sequence GTGACATTCCCCGTAGTCGGCATGGTCGGCGGCGGCCAGCTCGCCCGTATGACCCACGAGGCGGGCATCCCGCTCGGCATCAGGTTCAGGATTCTCAGCGACACCGCACAGGACTCGGCCGCGCAGGTCGCCGCGGACGTCACCGTCGGCGACTACCGCGACCTCGACACGCTGCGTGCCTTCGCACAGGGCTGCGACGTGATCACCTTCGACCACGAGCACGTGCCGGCCGAGCACCTGCGCGCCCTGGAGGCGGAGGGCGTCGTCGTACGCCCGGGGTCCGAGGCGCTGCTGCACGCGCACGACAAGGGCGTCATGCGGGCCAGGCTCGCCGAGCTCGGCGTGCCCTGCCCGCGCAACCGGATCGTCGCCGACCCGGCGGACGTCAGCCGCTTCGCCGCCGAGACCGCGGGATACCCGCTGGTCCTGAAGACCGTGCGCGGCGGCTACGACGGCAAGGGCGTGTGGTTCGTCCGCGCCGAGGCGGACGCGGCAGACGCCTTCCGCGCCGGTGTGCCGGTGCTCGCCGAGGAGAAGGTCGACTTCGTGCGCGAGCTGGCCGCGAATGTCGTGCGCTCGCCGCACGGCCAGGCGGTGGCCTATCCGGTGGTGGAGTCCGTGCAGGTCAACGGGGTGTGCGACACGGTGATCGCGCCCGCGCCCGGCCTGTCCGACGCGCTCTCCGCGCGGGCCCAGCGCCTCGCGCTGACGGTGGCCCGAGAGCTGGGCGTGGTGGGCCACCTCGCGGTCGAGCTGTTCGAGACCGCCGACGGCCGCATCCTGGTCAACGAGCTGGCGATGCGCCCGCACAACAGCGGCCACTGGACCATGGACGGCGCCGCCACCTCGCAGTTCGCCAACCACCTGCGGGCCGTCCTCGACCTGCCGCTCGGCGACCCGCGCCCGCGGGCCCGCTGGACGGTGATGGCCAACGTGCTCGGCGGCGACTACCCCGACATGTACGCCGGCTATCTGCACTGCATGGCCCGCGACCCCGGGTTGAAGATCCACATGTACGGCAAGGACGTGAAGCCCGGCCGCAAGGTCGGCCACGTCAACACCTACGGCGACGACCTGGACGACGTGCGCGAGCGCGCCCGTCACGCGGCCGACTACCTGCGAGGGACGATCGATGAGTGA
- the purE gene encoding 5-(carboxyamino)imidazole ribonucleotide mutase → MSEARETTAPAVGIVMGSDSDWPVMEAAAHALQEFDVTFEVDVVSAHRMPHEMIAYGEQAAGRGIQAVIAGAGGAAHLPGMLASVTPLPVIGVPVPLKYLDGMDSLLSIVQMPAGVPVATVSVGGARNAGLLAVRILAAHDQVLQARMRDFQVSLNEQATEKGRRLRAKVTGAAGFGFAK, encoded by the coding sequence ATGAGTGAAGCGCGCGAGACGACCGCGCCCGCGGTGGGCATCGTCATGGGCTCCGACTCCGACTGGCCGGTGATGGAGGCCGCGGCCCACGCGCTGCAGGAGTTCGACGTCACCTTCGAGGTCGACGTCGTCTCGGCCCACCGCATGCCGCACGAGATGATCGCCTACGGGGAGCAGGCCGCGGGCCGCGGGATCCAGGCGGTCATCGCGGGCGCCGGCGGCGCCGCGCACCTGCCCGGCATGCTCGCCTCGGTCACCCCCCTGCCGGTCATCGGGGTACCGGTGCCGCTGAAGTACCTGGACGGCATGGACTCGCTGCTGTCCATCGTGCAGATGCCGGCCGGTGTGCCGGTCGCCACGGTCTCGGTGGGCGGCGCGCGCAATGCGGGGCTGCTCGCGGTCCGCATCCTGGCCGCGCACGACCAGGTGCTGCAGGCGCGGATGCGGGACTTCCAGGTGTCGCTCAACGAGCAGGCCACCGAGAAGGGCCGCAGGCTGCGCGCCAAGGTGACCGGGGCGGCGGGCTTCGGCTTCGCCAAGTAG
- a CDS encoding dipeptidase, with the protein MDLLARARDLLAAHPVVDGHNDLPWALRKQVSYDLDRLDIAADQSDRLHTDIPRLRAGGVGGQFWSVYVSVELAGADAVTATLEQIDVVHRMTERYPDDLALALTADDIEEARGRGRIASLMGAEGGHSIDCSLAVLRAFYALGVRYMTLTHNDNTPWADSATDEPAAGGLTAFGEEVVREMNRLGMLVDLSHVSADTMRAALRVAEAPVLFSHSSARAVCDHVRNIPDDVLAQLPANGGVAMATFVPKFILPAAIEWTAAADGNMRAHGLHPLDTTPAGMAVQRAYEAEHPRPAATAATVADHLDHMREVAGVDHIGIGGDYDGTAFTPEGLTDVAGYPNLVAELLRRGWSDADLAKLTWHNAVRVLRDAESAAAVLRVKRGPSTMAEPVG; encoded by the coding sequence ATGGACCTCCTCGCCCGCGCCCGTGACCTGCTCGCCGCCCACCCTGTCGTCGACGGGCACAACGACCTGCCGTGGGCGCTGCGCAAGCAGGTCTCCTACGACCTCGACCGGCTGGACATCGCGGCCGACCAGAGCGACCGGCTGCACACCGACATCCCGCGGCTGCGGGCCGGCGGCGTCGGCGGGCAGTTCTGGTCGGTCTACGTGTCGGTGGAGCTGGCCGGCGCGGACGCGGTCACCGCGACCCTGGAGCAGATCGACGTCGTCCACCGGATGACCGAGCGCTACCCCGACGACCTGGCGCTCGCCCTGACCGCCGACGACATCGAGGAAGCCCGTGGCAGGGGCCGCATCGCGTCGCTGATGGGCGCCGAGGGCGGCCACAGCATCGACTGCTCCCTGGCCGTCCTGCGGGCCTTCTACGCGCTCGGCGTGCGCTACATGACGCTCACGCACAACGACAACACCCCGTGGGCGGACTCCGCGACCGACGAGCCCGCCGCCGGGGGCCTGACCGCCTTCGGCGAGGAGGTCGTCAGGGAGATGAACCGGCTCGGCATGCTGGTGGACCTCTCGCACGTCTCCGCCGACACCATGCGCGCCGCCCTGCGGGTGGCCGAGGCGCCGGTGCTCTTCTCGCACTCCTCGGCCCGCGCGGTCTGCGACCACGTGCGCAACATCCCCGACGACGTACTCGCCCAGCTGCCCGCCAACGGGGGCGTGGCCATGGCCACCTTCGTACCGAAATTCATCCTGCCCGCCGCCATCGAGTGGACCGCGGCGGCCGACGGGAACATGCGCGCGCACGGCCTGCACCCGCTGGACACCACTCCGGCGGGCATGGCCGTCCAGCGGGCGTACGAGGCGGAGCACCCGCGCCCGGCCGCCACCGCGGCGACCGTCGCCGACCACCTCGACCACATGCGCGAGGTGGCCGGCGTCGACCACATCGGCATCGGCGGCGACTACGACGGCACCGCTTTCACGCCCGAGGGCCTGACCGACGTGGCCGGCTATCCGAACCTGGTCGCCGAGCTGCTGCGCCGCGGCTGGTCGGACGCCGACCTGGCAAAGCTGACCTGGCACAACGCGGTGCGGGTGCTGCGTGACGCGGAGTCCGCGGCGGCCGTGCTCCGGGTGAAGCGCGGCCCGTCGACCATGGCGGAGCCGGTCGGCTGA
- a CDS encoding VOC family protein, which produces MIGRLSAVVLDCPDPAALAAFYAELVGGTVEAEDETWVDLKREEGPALSFQLAPGHRAPQWPDPERPQQFHTDIAVPRPELDDAEKRVLALGATLLEGDLDGTRNWRVYADPAGHPFCLCAC; this is translated from the coding sequence ATGATCGGCCGGCTGAGCGCCGTCGTCCTCGACTGTCCCGACCCCGCAGCCCTTGCCGCGTTCTACGCCGAGCTGGTGGGCGGCACCGTCGAGGCCGAGGACGAGACGTGGGTGGACCTCAAGCGGGAGGAAGGTCCCGCGCTGTCCTTCCAGCTCGCCCCCGGACACCGGGCGCCGCAGTGGCCCGACCCGGAGCGCCCGCAGCAGTTCCACACGGACATCGCGGTGCCGCGCCCGGAGCTGGACGACGCGGAGAAGCGGGTCCTCGCGCTGGGCGCGACCCTGCTCGAGGGCGACCTCGACGGCACCCGCAACTGGCGGGTCTACGCCGACCCGGCGGGACACCCCTTCTGCCTGTGCGCCTGCTGA
- a CDS encoding CGNR zinc finger domain-containing protein: protein MEQPGVRDPAPDPLRLVQDLVNTADLEGGSEELRTAQEAAAWARGRGLSGRGYDADALADVLTLREALRDVCAAHAGTDVPAATAAALDRLLARAPLRLAVDTEGRATVRPADGLTGAGEMAAAVAAAVVRATADGTWPRLKACAADTCRWVYYDRSPAGRSRWCTMAICGSRAKMRTYRKNSRPEAG, encoded by the coding sequence GTGGAGCAGCCCGGAGTACGCGATCCCGCGCCCGATCCGCTGCGGCTCGTGCAGGACCTGGTCAACACCGCGGACCTGGAGGGCGGCAGCGAGGAGCTGCGCACCGCGCAGGAGGCCGCGGCCTGGGCGCGCGGGAGGGGCCTGTCGGGGCGCGGCTACGACGCGGACGCCCTCGCCGACGTCCTGACGCTGCGGGAGGCCCTGCGGGACGTCTGCGCGGCCCACGCGGGCACCGACGTCCCCGCCGCCACCGCGGCCGCCCTGGATCGGCTGCTGGCCCGCGCGCCCCTGCGGCTGGCCGTCGACACCGAGGGCCGCGCGACCGTACGCCCCGCCGACGGGCTCACCGGCGCCGGCGAGATGGCCGCCGCGGTCGCCGCGGCCGTCGTGCGGGCGACCGCCGACGGCACCTGGCCGCGGCTCAAGGCCTGCGCCGCCGACACCTGCCGCTGGGTCTACTACGACCGCAGCCCGGCGGGCCGCAGCCGCTGGTGCACGATGGCGATCTGCGGCAGCCGGGCCAAGATGCGGACCTACCGGAAGAACAGCAGGCCGGAAGCGGGCTGA